One window of the Lactobacillus sp. PV034 genome contains the following:
- a CDS encoding transglycosylase domain-containing protein, whose amino-acid sequence MKNLKEKFINFLTAGPKVNELAQESDESKLSFYAGVTYLTLHRIFHYAFAILAFIIFLLVGFGSGYAVGIVRQPPIPTVSQLNRPINHAQSSATLYYSGNQKIAKVNSDIKVDKASDEEITPLIKKAVTATEDETFYEHKGVLPKSLVRAVISEFTGIGVQTGGSTLTQQLVKMQFLTSQTTWRRKITEMFYAHKLEQNFSKDTILRAYLNSAPYGKNNNGENINGIKTAAQGIFGKDLNDLTLPEVAFIAGLPQSPSVYTPYTVNGKLKSNISLGMRRKDIVLFRMYRNGDITKEQYESAKKYDLTKDFLKPGKAKKQKKQNSYLFNLVMNKSSEIIADDLIQQDGLNPSDVKKDTNQYNQYLANATQLLHEKGYTVHTTIRKPLYQAMQTAVKESNLGESHTSEDYDQSTNKYVNTTENVENGSVAIDNETGAVLAFSGGVDFKNSQINHAFDTYRSPGSSIKPYLVYAPAIEHKIISSQTAIADFPKNYGNYIPTDYNMTIENRFIPAQEALAKSYNLPAVNIYNKLLHTRGIDEQATMKKLGLNLSKSEYENLGLALGGTDYGFSVADNASAFSNFYNNGNRSSAYYIDEITDPTGRVLYKHHTKKTKVFSKGTTYIMQKMLHQVVASGTASSLKSSLQFSTKSLIGKTGTSNDYRDIWFNGATPGVTISSWIGYDNFYGHSYTLDTNSSETNLQLWANIANALYQEDPSIFNLSKKMPKPDSVYENRVVKKTGTLPGTVNFDGEDYRISGKKVTALSLSPAPEANSEFGIGASHKDYRLFYDYLDDMDNDYGKTLIYTGKTISKKRNLDDLFAVANGNPSNDEYYGKESNVNSKGSSTSERNIGANDQQANSGQGSSGNGNGNKSNDTSNAADASVSNNEAAPSTNADSAEAATENNQVSENNGQ is encoded by the coding sequence GTGAAAAATTTAAAAGAAAAATTTATTAATTTCTTGACGGCTGGTCCCAAAGTTAATGAATTAGCTCAAGAATCTGATGAAAGCAAACTATCTTTTTACGCGGGAGTAACTTATCTTACTCTCCATCGTATTTTTCATTATGCTTTTGCTATTTTAGCCTTTATTATTTTTTTACTTGTAGGCTTTGGTAGTGGCTACGCTGTTGGAATCGTACGGCAACCCCCTATTCCAACTGTAAGTCAACTTAATCGACCAATTAATCATGCCCAAAGTTCCGCTACTTTATATTATTCTGGTAACCAAAAAATTGCCAAAGTTAATTCTGATATTAAAGTTGACAAGGCGAGTGATGAAGAAATTACACCGTTAATCAAAAAGGCAGTCACTGCTACCGAAGACGAAACTTTTTACGAACATAAAGGTGTGCTTCCCAAGTCATTAGTCAGAGCTGTTATTTCAGAATTTACGGGAATTGGTGTCCAAACGGGTGGTTCAACGCTAACGCAACAACTGGTAAAAATGCAATTTTTGACTAGTCAGACTACTTGGCGTCGCAAAATAACTGAAATGTTTTATGCACATAAACTTGAACAAAACTTCTCTAAGGATACGATTTTACGCGCATATTTAAACTCTGCACCTTATGGTAAAAATAATAATGGTGAAAACATTAACGGAATAAAAACTGCTGCTCAAGGAATTTTTGGTAAAGATCTAAATGATCTGACCTTACCTGAAGTCGCTTTTATCGCTGGCTTACCACAAAGTCCTTCTGTTTATACTCCTTATACAGTAAACGGCAAGCTGAAAAGTAATATTTCCTTGGGTATGCGCCGTAAAGATATTGTTTTATTTAGAATGTATCGTAATGGTGATATTACTAAAGAACAATATGAATCTGCTAAGAAATACGATTTAACTAAAGATTTCTTAAAACCAGGTAAAGCAAAGAAACAAAAGAAACAAAATTCATACTTATTTAATTTAGTGATGAATAAGAGTTCAGAGATAATTGCTGATGATTTAATTCAGCAAGATGGACTTAATCCTTCGGATGTAAAAAAGGATACCAACCAATATAATCAGTATCTAGCAAATGCAACCCAATTATTACACGAAAAGGGTTATACAGTTCATACTACGATTCGCAAACCACTTTACCAGGCAATGCAGACTGCAGTAAAAGAATCTAATCTGGGTGAAAGTCATACTAGTGAAGATTATGACCAATCCACTAATAAATACGTGAACACAACTGAAAACGTTGAAAATGGTAGTGTTGCTATCGATAATGAAACGGGTGCAGTTTTAGCCTTTTCCGGTGGTGTTGATTTTAAAAATTCACAGATAAATCATGCCTTTGATACTTATCGTTCTCCTGGTTCTTCAATTAAGCCTTACTTAGTATATGCTCCTGCAATTGAACATAAAATTATTTCTAGTCAAACTGCAATCGCCGATTTCCCTAAAAATTATGGAAATTATATTCCAACCGATTACAATATGACGATTGAAAACCGCTTTATTCCTGCACAAGAAGCGTTAGCAAAATCATATAATCTTCCAGCAGTAAATATTTATAATAAACTTCTTCATACACGGGGTATTGATGAACAAGCAACTATGAAGAAATTAGGTTTGAACCTTAGCAAGAGTGAATACGAAAACCTTGGATTAGCTCTTGGTGGTACCGATTATGGTTTCTCAGTTGCTGATAATGCCAGTGCCTTCTCTAATTTCTACAATAATGGTAACCGCAGCTCTGCTTACTACATTGATGAAATTACTGATCCTACTGGTCGCGTGCTCTATAAACACCACACCAAAAAGACCAAAGTCTTCTCTAAAGGAACTACCTATATCATGCAAAAGATGTTACACCAAGTGGTTGCCAGTGGTACTGCATCAAGTCTCAAGAGTTCATTACAATTTAGCACTAAGAGTTTAATTGGTAAAACTGGTACAAGTAATGATTACCGTGATATTTGGTTCAACGGTGCGACTCCTGGAGTAACTATCTCAAGTTGGATTGGTTATGACAATTTCTATGGCCACTCTTACACCTTAGATACTAACTCAAGTGAAACCAATCTTCAGTTATGGGCTAATATTGCAAATGCTTTATACCAAGAAGATCCATCAATCTTTAATCTTAGCAAGAAAATGCCTAAGCCAGATAGTGTTTATGAGAATCGAGTGGTAAAGAAAACAGGTACGCTTCCTGGTACGGTTAACTTTGATGGTGAAGATTACCGTATTTCTGGCAAGAAAGTTACTGCTTTAAGCTTATCCCCTGCTCCTGAAGCTAACAGTGAATTTGGTATAGGAGCTTCTCATAAAGATTACCGCTTATTCTATGATTATCTTGATGATATGGATAATGATTATGGCAAAACTCTGATTTATACTGGAAAGACAATTTCTAAGAAACGTAACTTAGATGATCTCTTTGCAGTAGCAAATGGTAACCCTTCTAATGATGAATATTACGGCAAAGAAAGTAACGTGAATAGCAAGGGCTCCTCTACTTCAGAAAGAAATATTGGTGCAAATGACCAGCAAGCTAATTCCGGACAAGGTAGTTCGGGAAATGGTAATGGTA